A stretch of the Mycobacterium shigaense genome encodes the following:
- the dnaA gene encoding chromosomal replication initiator protein DnaA, with translation MTDDSGSGFTTVWNAVVSELNGDPTPDGVATDLTGLENPLTPQQRAWLNLVQPLTIVEGFALLSVPSSFVQNEIERHLRTPITDALSRRLGQQIQLGVRIAPPPEDSDEPGYPPPDTFNDDILETSSDVDEGDENGEVIGAEHTWPNYFTERPHANDPAVAGGTSLNRRYTFDTFVIGASNRFAHAAALAIAEAPARAYNPLFIWGESGLGKTHLLHAAGNYAQRLFPGMRVKYVSTEEFTNDFINSLRDDRKVAFKRSYRDVDVLLVDDIQFIEGKEGIQEEFFHTFNTLHNANKQIVISSDRPPKQLATLEDRLRTRFEWGLITDVQPPELETRIAILRKKAQMERLAVPDDVLELIASSIERNIRELEGALIRVTAFASLNKTPIDKALADIVLRDLIADASTMQISAATIMAATAEYFDTTVEELRGPGKTRALAQSRQIAMYLCRELTDLSLPKIGQAFGRDHTTVMYAQRKILSEMAERREVFDHVKELTTRIRQRSKR, from the coding sequence TTGACCGATGACTCCGGTTCCGGCTTCACGACAGTGTGGAATGCGGTCGTCTCCGAGCTCAACGGCGATCCGACGCCAGACGGCGTAGCCACCGACCTCACTGGTCTGGAAAATCCGCTGACACCTCAGCAGCGCGCGTGGCTCAACCTTGTTCAGCCACTCACCATCGTCGAGGGCTTCGCCCTGCTGTCCGTGCCGAGCAGTTTCGTACAAAACGAGATTGAACGTCATCTCCGCACGCCGATCACCGATGCGCTGAGCCGTCGGCTCGGGCAGCAGATCCAGCTCGGAGTCCGCATCGCACCGCCGCCTGAGGACTCCGACGAACCCGGCTACCCGCCGCCGGACACCTTCAACGACGACATCCTCGAAACGTCAAGTGACGTTGACGAGGGTGATGAGAACGGCGAGGTGATCGGCGCCGAACACACCTGGCCCAACTACTTCACCGAACGTCCCCATGCGAACGACCCGGCCGTGGCCGGCGGGACCAGCCTCAACCGCCGCTACACGTTCGACACTTTCGTGATCGGTGCCTCGAACCGGTTCGCCCACGCCGCGGCGCTGGCGATCGCCGAGGCTCCCGCCCGCGCCTACAACCCGCTTTTCATCTGGGGCGAATCCGGACTCGGCAAAACTCACCTCCTGCACGCCGCCGGCAACTACGCCCAGCGACTGTTCCCGGGCATGCGGGTCAAGTACGTCTCCACCGAGGAATTCACCAACGACTTCATCAACTCCCTGCGCGACGACCGCAAAGTTGCGTTCAAACGCAGCTACCGTGACGTCGACGTGCTGCTGGTCGATGACATTCAATTCATCGAGGGCAAGGAAGGTATCCAGGAAGAGTTCTTCCACACCTTCAATACCCTGCACAACGCCAACAAGCAGATCGTCATCTCGTCGGACCGGCCGCCCAAACAACTTGCGACACTGGAAGATCGGCTGCGAACCCGGTTCGAGTGGGGCCTGATCACCGACGTCCAGCCGCCCGAACTGGAAACCCGCATCGCCATTCTGCGCAAGAAGGCACAGATGGAACGGCTGGCGGTACCCGACGACGTGCTCGAGCTGATCGCCAGCAGCATCGAACGCAACATCCGCGAGCTCGAAGGCGCCCTCATCCGGGTGACGGCGTTCGCCTCGCTGAACAAGACGCCCATCGACAAGGCGCTGGCCGACATCGTCTTGCGCGACCTGATCGCCGACGCGAGCACCATGCAGATCAGCGCGGCCACCATCATGGCCGCCACCGCCGAGTACTTCGACACCACCGTCGAAGAATTACGCGGCCCGGGCAAGACCCGCGCCCTGGCTCAATCGCGCCAGATCGCGATGTATCTGTGCCGCGAACTCACCGATCTCTCGCTGCCGAAGATCGGTCAGGCGTTCGGCCGCGACCACACCACCGTCATGTACGCGCAGCGCAAGATCTTGTCGGAGATGGCCGAGCGCCGTGAGGTGTTCGATCACGTCAAAGAACTCACCACGCGCATCCGTCAGCGTTCCAAGCGCTGA
- the dnaN gene encoding DNA polymerase III subunit beta, giving the protein MDAATTRAGLTDLKFRLVRESFADAVSWVAKNLPTRPAVPVLSGVLLTGSDDGLTISGFDYEVSAEAQIAAEIASPGSVLVSGRLLSDITRALPDKPIDFYVDGNRVALTCGSAKFSLPTMAVEDYPTLPALPDETGALSADLFAEAIGQVAIAAGRDDTLPMLTGIRVEISGDTVVLAATDRFRLAVRELTWSALAPDVEASVLVPAKTLSEAAKAGIDGAEVRLALGAGSGVGKDGLLGISGNGKRSTTRLLDAEFPKFRQLLPAEHTSVATINVAQLTEAIKLVALVADRGAQVRMEFADGSLRLSAGADDVGRAEEELAVDFAGEPLTIAFNPTYLTDGLASVHSERVSFGFTTPGKPALLRPAIDDDSHPTGNGPFSTLPTDYVYLLMPVRLPG; this is encoded by the coding sequence ATGGACGCCGCGACGACGAGAGCCGGCCTCACCGATTTGAAGTTTCGTCTGGTACGTGAGTCTTTCGCCGACGCGGTGTCCTGGGTGGCGAAAAATCTGCCGACCAGGCCCGCCGTGCCGGTGTTGTCCGGGGTGTTGTTGACCGGCTCCGATGACGGGCTGACCATCTCCGGTTTCGACTACGAAGTCTCCGCCGAGGCGCAGATAGCCGCTGAAATAGCTTCTCCGGGAAGCGTTTTGGTGTCCGGGCGGCTGTTGTCCGACATCACCCGGGCGCTACCCGACAAGCCGATCGACTTTTACGTCGACGGCAACCGGGTGGCGCTCACCTGTGGCAGCGCTAAATTCTCGTTGCCGACGATGGCCGTCGAGGATTACCCGACGCTGCCGGCGTTGCCGGACGAGACTGGCGCGTTGTCCGCGGATCTGTTCGCCGAGGCGATCGGTCAGGTCGCCATCGCCGCGGGCCGGGATGACACGTTGCCCATGCTGACCGGAATCCGCGTCGAAATTTCCGGCGATACGGTCGTTTTGGCCGCCACCGATCGGTTCCGTCTGGCAGTGCGCGAGCTGACCTGGTCGGCGTTGGCGCCCGATGTCGAAGCGTCGGTGCTGGTGCCGGCCAAGACGTTGTCCGAGGCGGCCAAGGCCGGCATTGACGGAGCCGAGGTTCGGTTGGCGTTGGGTGCCGGCAGTGGTGTCGGTAAAGACGGATTACTTGGCATCAGCGGTAACGGCAAGCGCAGTACCACGCGATTGCTGGATGCCGAGTTCCCCAAGTTCCGCCAGTTACTACCGGCCGAACACACGTCGGTGGCCACCATCAACGTCGCGCAGTTGACCGAGGCGATCAAGCTGGTCGCGCTGGTCGCGGACCGGGGTGCGCAGGTGCGAATGGAATTCGCCGACGGATCGCTGCGCCTTTCTGCGGGGGCCGACGATGTCGGCCGGGCCGAGGAAGAGTTGGCAGTCGACTTCGCCGGCGAACCGTTGACCATCGCGTTCAACCCGACCTATTTGACCGACGGTCTCGCATCGGTGCATTCGGAGCGAGTGTCGTTTGGTTTCACGACTCCGGGGAAGCCGGCGTTGCTGCGCCCGGCGATCGATGATGACAGTCATCCGACCGGCAACGGGCCGTTCTCGACATTGCCGACGGACTACGTCTACTTGTTGATGCCAGTTCGGTTGCCCGGCTAG
- the recF gene encoding DNA replication/repair protein RecF (All proteins in this family for which functions are known are DNA-binding proteins that assist the filamentation of RecA onto DNA for the initiation of recombination or recombinational repair.), translating into MYVRHLALRDFRSWASVDLELEPGRTVFVGSNGFGKTNLLEALWYSTTLGSHRVGTDVPLIRDGAPRAVVSTIVVNEGRECAIDLEIAAGRANKARLNRSPVRSTREVVGVLRCVLFAPEDLSLVRGDPADRRRYVDDLATVRRPRTAGVRADYEKVLRQRTALLKSLAGSRYRGGSQDALDTLGVWDSRLAEHGAELMAARIDLVNELAPEVEKAYQLLAPASRPASIGYRASIEGLGAAESEVAAGTDRDFLAAALLAALAARRDAELERGVCLVGPHRDDLELRLGDQPAKGFASHGESWSFAVALRLASYELLRADGSEPVLLLDDVFAELDTARRRALAAVAESAEQVLVTAAVLEDIPEGWDARRVHIDLRDGESGRVSVVRA; encoded by the coding sequence GTGTACGTTCGACATTTGGCGCTGCGCGACTTCCGGTCCTGGGCGTCCGTTGATCTCGAATTAGAGCCTGGGCGCACGGTGTTCGTCGGTTCCAATGGCTTTGGGAAAACGAATCTCCTTGAGGCACTGTGGTATTCGACGACTCTGGGTTCGCATCGGGTGGGGACGGACGTGCCGCTGATCCGCGACGGTGCGCCGCGCGCCGTTGTTTCGACCATCGTGGTGAACGAGGGCCGCGAATGTGCGATCGATCTGGAGATCGCGGCGGGCCGGGCCAACAAGGCCCGGCTTAACCGCTCGCCGGTGCGCAGCACCCGCGAAGTGGTCGGAGTGCTGCGGTGTGTGTTGTTTGCTCCCGAGGACCTGTCGCTGGTGCGCGGCGATCCCGCGGACCGGCGCCGTTACGTGGACGACCTGGCGACGGTGCGCCGCCCGCGAACTGCCGGGGTGCGTGCCGACTACGAGAAGGTGCTGCGCCAGCGGACCGCATTGCTCAAGTCGCTGGCGGGGTCGCGATACCGCGGTGGCAGCCAAGACGCGCTGGACACCCTTGGGGTGTGGGACAGCCGGTTGGCTGAACACGGCGCCGAATTGATGGCCGCCCGAATCGATTTGGTGAACGAATTGGCGCCAGAGGTGGAGAAGGCCTACCAGTTGTTGGCGCCGGCTTCCCGTCCGGCGTCCATCGGCTACCGGGCCAGCATCGAGGGGTTGGGTGCCGCGGAGTCAGAGGTAGCCGCGGGTACCGACCGCGATTTCTTGGCGGCCGCGCTGCTGGCGGCGCTGGCAGCGCGCCGCGATGCCGAACTGGAACGCGGAGTGTGTCTCGTGGGCCCACACCGCGATGATCTGGAGCTCCGCCTGGGTGATCAGCCCGCCAAAGGCTTTGCCAGCCATGGTGAATCGTGGTCGTTCGCGGTCGCGTTGCGCCTGGCGTCCTACGAATTGTTGCGTGCCGACGGGAGCGAGCCCGTGTTGTTGCTCGATGATGTGTTCGCCGAACTCGACACGGCTCGCCGGCGTGCTTTGGCGGCCGTGGCCGAATCCGCCGAGCAGGTTTTGGTAACCGCGGCGGTACTGGAAGACATCCCTGAGGGCTGGGATGCTAGGCGGGTGCACATCGATCTGCGTGACGGCGAATCCGGCCGGGTGTCGGTGGTGCGGGCGTGA
- a CDS encoding DUF721 family protein, translating to MTGTEDQRKVGPERLNQLAGMDLVRRTLEEARAAARAKGKDAGRGRAGAPVARRAGGQRRSWSGPGPDVRDPQPLGRLTRDLAKKRGWATRVAEGTVLGHWPSVVGHQIADHATPTALTEGVLSVAAESTAWATQLRMIQAQLLAKIAAAVGNGVVTSLKITGPAAPSWRKGPRHISGRGPRDTYG from the coding sequence GTGACCGGCACCGAAGATCAGCGCAAGGTCGGTCCGGAAAGACTGAACCAGCTGGCCGGCATGGACCTGGTGCGGCGCACTCTGGAAGAAGCCCGCGCCGCCGCCCGGGCCAAGGGCAAGGACGCGGGCCGCGGCCGGGCCGGCGCCCCCGTCGCGCGGCGGGCGGGCGGGCAGCGCCGCAGCTGGTCGGGACCGGGCCCGGACGTCCGCGATCCCCAGCCATTGGGGAGGTTGACCCGCGACCTGGCGAAGAAACGTGGCTGGGCGACCCGTGTCGCCGAGGGTACGGTGCTGGGGCATTGGCCATCGGTGGTCGGCCATCAGATCGCTGATCACGCGACGCCGACGGCCCTGACCGAGGGTGTGCTCAGCGTCGCCGCCGAGTCGACGGCCTGGGCCACCCAGCTGCGGATGATCCAGGCGCAGCTGTTGGCGAAAATCGCCGCCGCGGTCGGCAACGGGGTGGTCACCTCGTTGAAGATCACCGGCCCGGCCGCGCCGTCATGGCGGAAGGGTCCGCGGCACATCTCGGGCCGGGGTCCGCGTGACACCTACGGCTGA
- the gyrB gene encoding DNA topoisomerase (ATP-hydrolyzing) subunit B, which yields MAAQKKKAQDEYGASAITVLEGLEAVRKRPGMYIGSTGERGLHHLVWEVVDNSVDEAMAGYANQVDVRILDDGGVEVSDNGRGIPVAMHATGAPTVDVVMTQLHAGGKFGGENSGYNVSGGLHGVGVSVVNALSKRLEVDIARDGYEWSQYYDRAVPGTLKQGEATKRTGTTIRFWADSDIFETTNYDFETVARRLQEMAFLNKGLTINLTDERVTRDEVVDEVVSDTADAPKSAEEQAAESSTSHKVKHRTFHYPGGLVDFVKHINRTKTPIQQSIIDFDGRGPGHEVEIAMQWNGGYSESVHTFANTINTHEGGTHEEGFRSALTTVVNKYAKDKKLLKEKDANLTGDDIREGLAAVISVKVSEPQFEGQTKTKLGNTEVKSFVQKVCNEQLTHWFEANPADAKVVVNKAVSSAQARIAARKARELVRRKSATDLGGLPGKLADCRSTDPRKSELYVVEGDSAGGSAKSGRDSMFQAILPLRGKIINVEKARIDRVLKNTEVQAIITALGTGIHDEFDITKLRYHKIVLMADADVDGQHISTLLLTLLFRFMRPLIENGHVFLAQPPLYKLKWQRSEPEFAYSDRERDGLLEAGQKAGKKINKDDGIQRYKGLGEMDAKELWETTMDPTVRVLRQITLDDAAAADELFSILMGEDVDARRSFITRNAKDVRFLDV from the coding sequence GTGGCTGCCCAGAAGAAGAAGGCGCAAGACGAATACGGCGCTTCAGCAATCACCGTGCTCGAAGGGCTGGAGGCCGTCCGTAAACGTCCCGGCATGTACATCGGGTCTACCGGTGAGCGTGGTCTGCACCACCTCGTCTGGGAGGTGGTCGACAACTCCGTCGACGAGGCGATGGCCGGCTACGCCAACCAGGTTGACGTGCGTATCCTCGACGATGGCGGCGTCGAGGTCTCCGACAACGGCCGCGGCATCCCGGTGGCGATGCACGCCACCGGTGCCCCCACCGTCGACGTGGTGATGACCCAGCTGCACGCCGGCGGCAAGTTCGGCGGCGAGAACAGCGGCTACAACGTCAGTGGTGGTCTGCACGGGGTCGGCGTGTCGGTGGTCAACGCGTTGTCGAAGCGGCTCGAAGTGGACATCGCCCGCGACGGCTACGAGTGGTCGCAGTACTACGACCGCGCCGTGCCCGGAACCCTCAAACAGGGCGAGGCCACCAAGAGAACCGGCACCACGATCAGGTTTTGGGCCGACTCCGACATCTTCGAAACCACCAATTACGACTTCGAGACGGTGGCGCGCCGGCTGCAGGAAATGGCGTTCCTGAACAAGGGGTTGACGATCAACCTCACCGACGAGCGGGTGACCCGGGACGAGGTCGTCGACGAGGTCGTCAGCGACACGGCCGATGCGCCCAAGTCCGCCGAGGAGCAGGCGGCCGAGTCGAGCACCTCACACAAGGTCAAGCACCGCACGTTCCATTACCCCGGCGGGCTGGTCGATTTCGTCAAGCACATCAACCGGACGAAGACCCCGATCCAACAGAGCATCATCGATTTCGACGGCAGGGGCCCCGGTCACGAGGTCGAAATCGCGATGCAGTGGAACGGCGGCTACTCGGAATCGGTGCACACCTTCGCCAACACCATCAACACCCACGAGGGCGGCACTCACGAGGAGGGCTTCCGCAGCGCGCTGACGACGGTGGTGAACAAATACGCCAAAGACAAGAAGCTGCTCAAGGAGAAGGACGCCAACCTCACCGGCGACGACATCCGCGAAGGCCTGGCCGCGGTGATCTCGGTCAAGGTCAGCGAACCGCAGTTCGAGGGTCAGACCAAGACCAAGCTCGGCAACACCGAGGTCAAGTCGTTCGTGCAAAAGGTCTGCAACGAGCAGCTCACCCACTGGTTCGAGGCCAACCCCGCCGATGCCAAAGTCGTGGTGAACAAGGCAGTGTCATCGGCGCAGGCCCGTATCGCCGCGCGCAAGGCGCGGGAGTTGGTACGCCGCAAGAGCGCGACCGACCTCGGCGGGCTGCCCGGCAAGCTGGCCGACTGCCGTTCCACCGACCCGCGAAAGTCGGAACTGTATGTGGTGGAAGGTGATTCGGCGGGTGGCTCGGCCAAGAGCGGCCGCGACTCGATGTTCCAGGCGATCCTGCCGCTGCGCGGCAAGATTATCAACGTGGAAAAGGCACGCATAGACCGAGTCCTGAAGAATACGGAGGTCCAGGCGATCATCACCGCGCTGGGCACCGGCATTCACGACGAGTTCGATATCACCAAGCTGCGCTACCACAAGATAGTGTTGATGGCCGACGCGGACGTTGACGGCCAACACATTTCGACGCTGTTGTTGACGTTGTTGTTCCGGTTCATGCGGCCGCTGATCGAGAACGGGCATGTGTTCTTGGCGCAGCCGCCGTTGTACAAGCTGAAGTGGCAGCGCAGCGAGCCGGAATTCGCCTACTCCGATCGCGAGCGCGACGGCCTGCTCGAAGCCGGACAAAAGGCCGGCAAGAAGATCAACAAGGACGACGGCATCCAGCGCTACAAGGGTCTGGGCGAGATGGACGCCAAGGAGTTGTGGGAAACCACAATGGACCCCACCGTCCGGGTGCTGCGTCAGATCACCCTCGACGACGCCGCGGCGGCCGACGAGTTGTTCTCGATCCTGATGGGCGAGGACGTCGATGCCCGCCGCAGCTTTATCACCCGCAATGCCAAGGACGTGCGTTTCCTGGACGTCTGA
- the gyrA gene encoding DNA gyrase subunit A, with protein MTDTTLPPGDDSLDRIEPVDIQQEMQRSYIDYAMSVIVGRALPEVRDGLKPVHRRVLYAMFDSGFRPDRGHAKSARSVAETMGNYHPHGDSSIYDTLVRMAQPWSLRYPLVDGQGNFGSPGNDPPAAMRYTEARLTPLAMEMLREIDEETVDFIPNYDGRVQEPTVLPSRFPNLLANGSGGIAVGMATNIPPHNLRELAEAVYWCLDNHEADEEATLAAVCERVKGPDFPTHGLIVGSQGMHDAYTTGRGSIRMRGVVEVEEDSRGRTSLVITELPYQVNHDNFITSIAEQVRDGKLAGISNIEDQSSDRVGLRIVVEIKRDAVAKVVLNNLYKHTQLQTSFGANMLSIVDGVPRTLRLDQMIRYYVAHQLDVIVRRTTYRLRKANERAHILRGLVKALDALDEVIALIRASETVDIARAGLIELLDIDDIQAQAILDMQLRRLAALERQRIVDDLAKIEAEIADLEDILAKPERQRGIVRDELAEIVEKHGDDRRTRIVAADGEVNDEDLIAREDVVVTITETGYAKRTKTDLYRSQKRGGKGVQGAGLKQDDIVAHFFVSSTHDWILFFTTQGRVYRAKAYELPEASRTARGQHVANLLAFQPEERIAQVIQIRSYEDAPYLVLATRNGLVKKSKLTDFDSNRSGGIVAVNLRDGDELVGAVLCSSEEDLLLVSALGQSIRFSATDEALRPMGRATSGVQGMRFNADDYLLSLNVIREGTYLLVATSGGYAKRTAIEEYPVQGRGGKGVLTVQYDVRRGRLVGALIVDDDSELYAITSGGGVIRTAARQVRKAGRQTKGVRLMNLGEDNTLLAIARNAEENEDEGLAETGGESDG; from the coding sequence ATGACTGACACCACGCTGCCGCCGGGCGACGACTCGCTCGACCGGATCGAACCGGTCGACATTCAGCAGGAGATGCAGCGCAGCTACATCGATTACGCGATGAGCGTGATCGTCGGTCGCGCGCTGCCCGAGGTGCGCGACGGTCTCAAGCCGGTGCACCGCCGGGTGCTCTACGCCATGTTCGACTCGGGCTTCCGGCCCGACCGCGGTCACGCCAAGTCGGCACGCTCGGTCGCCGAGACGATGGGCAACTATCATCCGCACGGCGACTCGTCGATCTATGACACGTTGGTCCGGATGGCGCAGCCTTGGTCGCTGCGGTACCCGTTGGTCGACGGCCAGGGCAACTTCGGCTCGCCGGGCAACGACCCGCCGGCCGCGATGCGATACACCGAGGCGCGCCTGACCCCCCTGGCGATGGAGATGCTGCGCGAAATCGACGAGGAGACAGTCGATTTCATCCCGAACTATGACGGGCGGGTGCAGGAGCCGACCGTGCTGCCCAGTCGGTTCCCCAACCTGCTGGCCAACGGGTCGGGCGGCATCGCGGTCGGTATGGCGACCAACATCCCGCCGCACAACCTGCGTGAACTGGCCGAGGCCGTCTACTGGTGCCTGGACAATCACGAGGCCGACGAAGAGGCGACGCTGGCCGCCGTCTGCGAGCGGGTGAAGGGCCCCGACTTCCCCACCCACGGCCTGATCGTCGGATCGCAAGGCATGCACGACGCCTACACCACCGGCCGTGGGTCGATCCGGATGCGCGGAGTCGTTGAGGTGGAAGAGGATTCACGCGGCCGCACCTCGCTGGTAATCACTGAGCTGCCCTACCAGGTGAACCACGACAACTTCATCACCTCGATCGCCGAACAGGTCCGCGACGGCAAGCTGGCCGGCATCTCCAACATCGAGGACCAGTCAAGCGACCGCGTCGGCCTGCGCATCGTCGTCGAAATCAAGCGGGACGCTGTGGCCAAGGTGGTGCTGAACAACCTCTACAAGCACACCCAGCTGCAGACCAGCTTCGGCGCGAACATGTTGTCGATCGTCGACGGGGTGCCGCGCACGCTGCGGCTCGACCAGATGATCCGCTACTACGTCGCGCACCAACTCGACGTCATCGTCCGGCGCACCACCTACCGGCTGCGCAAGGCCAACGAACGCGCGCACATCTTGCGCGGGTTGGTCAAAGCCCTTGACGCACTGGATGAAGTGATCGCGCTGATCCGCGCATCGGAGACCGTCGACATCGCGCGGGCCGGCTTGATCGAGTTGCTGGACATCGACGACATCCAGGCGCAGGCGATCCTCGACATGCAGCTGCGGCGGCTGGCCGCCCTGGAGCGCCAGCGCATCGTCGACGACTTGGCCAAGATCGAGGCCGAGATCGCCGACCTGGAGGACATTCTGGCCAAGCCGGAGCGTCAGCGCGGCATCGTCCGCGACGAGCTCGCCGAGATCGTCGAGAAGCACGGCGACGACCGCCGCACCCGGATCGTGGCGGCCGACGGCGAGGTCAACGACGAGGACCTGATCGCCCGTGAGGACGTCGTCGTCACGATCACCGAGACCGGCTACGCCAAGCGCACCAAGACCGACCTGTACCGCAGCCAGAAGCGGGGCGGCAAGGGCGTGCAGGGCGCGGGGCTCAAGCAGGACGACATCGTCGCGCACTTCTTCGTGTCCTCGACGCATGACTGGATCCTGTTCTTTACCACGCAGGGCCGGGTTTATCGGGCGAAGGCCTACGAGCTGCCCGAGGCGTCGCGGACCGCGCGCGGTCAGCACGTCGCCAACCTGCTGGCCTTCCAGCCCGAGGAGCGCATCGCGCAGGTCATCCAGATCCGCAGCTACGAGGACGCGCCTTATCTGGTGCTGGCCACCCGCAACGGGTTGGTCAAGAAGTCCAAGCTGACCGACTTCGACTCCAACCGGTCGGGCGGCATCGTCGCGGTCAACCTGCGCGACGGGGATGAACTGGTCGGCGCGGTGCTGTGCTCGTCGGAAGAGGACCTGCTGCTGGTGTCGGCGCTGGGCCAGTCGATCCGTTTCTCGGCGACCGACGAGGCGCTGCGGCCGATGGGCCGCGCCACCTCCGGCGTTCAGGGCATGCGGTTCAACGCGGATGACTACCTGCTGTCGCTGAATGTCATCCGCGAGGGCACCTACCTGTTGGTGGCCACGTCCGGGGGCTATGCCAAGCGCACCGCGATCGAGGAGTACCCGGTGCAGGGCCGCGGCGGCAAGGGGGTCCTGACGGTCCAGTACGACGTCCGCCGTGGCAGGCTGGTCGGAGCGTTGATCGTCGATGATGACAGCGAGCTGTATGCGATCACCTCGGGCGGCGGGGTCATCCGCACCGCGGCACGCCAGGTCCGCAAGGCCGGACGGCAGACCAAGGGCGTGCGGTTGATGAACCTGGGTGAGGACAACACGCTGTTGGCTATCGCGCGCAACGCGGAGGAGAACGAAGACGAGGGCCTTGCGGAAACCGGCGGGGAGTCGGACGGCTAG
- a CDS encoding DUF3566 domain-containing protein: MTSPNEPGAPNKGDGPNGDGAGERAGAHQTPAAPAGRAQEGPDAPPWQRTGRPAQPANRPAESQGDRPSGPAAGMDARLNRFISGTAAPGGPAHPNSPPHDAGRGDGGAAEPYASELPDLSGPLPRPAQRKSAERSTESSAGPGRSGSTETRESSDKLVQVSRRTRGPVRASMQIRRIDPWSTLKVSLMLSVALFFVWMIAVAFLYLVLGGMGVWAKLNSNVGDLLNNTSGSGGELVSSGTIFGGAVLIGLVNIVLLTAMATIGAFIYNLATDLIGGIEVTLADRD; this comes from the coding sequence GTGACTTCACCGAACGAGCCGGGCGCCCCCAACAAGGGCGACGGGCCCAACGGAGATGGGGCCGGCGAGCGTGCCGGAGCGCATCAGACCCCGGCTGCGCCAGCCGGCCGCGCGCAGGAGGGGCCGGATGCACCGCCGTGGCAGCGCACCGGCCGTCCCGCGCAGCCGGCGAACCGCCCGGCCGAATCCCAGGGTGACCGACCGTCGGGCCCGGCCGCCGGAATGGACGCCCGGCTCAACCGGTTCATCTCCGGCACGGCGGCACCCGGTGGCCCCGCGCACCCGAATAGCCCGCCGCACGACGCCGGCCGTGGCGACGGCGGCGCCGCCGAGCCCTATGCCAGCGAGCTGCCCGACCTGTCGGGCCCGCTGCCCCGGCCGGCGCAGCGCAAGAGCGCCGAGCGGTCGACGGAGAGCTCGGCGGGGCCTGGCCGATCGGGGAGCACCGAGACGCGGGAGAGCTCAGACAAACTCGTCCAGGTGTCGCGGCGCACCCGTGGCCCGGTCCGGGCGAGCATGCAGATCCGGCGGATCGACCCGTGGAGCACGCTGAAAGTGTCGCTGATGCTTTCGGTGGCACTGTTTTTCGTCTGGATGATCGCTGTGGCGTTCCTGTATCTGGTGCTCGGTGGCATGGGCGTGTGGGCGAAGCTCAACAGCAATGTCGGCGACCTGCTGAACAACACCAGCGGCAGCGGCGGGGAACTTGTGTCCAGCGGCACCATCTTCGGCGGCGCGGTGCTGATCGGGTTGGTCAACATCGTCCTGCTGACCGCCATGGCCACCATTGGTGCCTTCATCTACAACTTGGCGACCGACCTGATCGGCGGCATCGAGGTGACGTTGGCAGACCGGGATTAG
- a CDS encoding CDGP domain-containing protein — protein sequence MESERLRRLRRVVRQASSPEESYCDKPIGPDGTWERCHQGPSYPVYGGPGVVETRTPPPECYPIDPTQATPLGQPPNHIDD from the coding sequence GTGGAATCGGAACGGCTCCGCAGGCTTCGGCGGGTTGTCAGGCAGGCATCATCCCCGGAGGAGTCGTACTGCGACAAACCAATAGGCCCGGACGGGACCTGGGAGCGCTGCCATCAAGGCCCCAGCTATCCGGTGTACGGTGGCCCCGGAGTGGTTGAGACCAGAACCCCTCCGCCCGAGTGTTACCCGATTGACCCGACGCAGGCGACGCCGTTGGGGCAGCCGCCGAACCACATCGACGATTAA